A part of Rhopalosiphum maidis isolate BTI-1 chromosome 3, ASM367621v3, whole genome shotgun sequence genomic DNA contains:
- the LOC113555784 gene encoding dedicator of cytokinesis protein 7 isoform X1, giving the protein MVSQMQRAFAQKLTSSNVNSSPKLSEDSAPYNAHTNPTNNDQNTSTRVDAIIPTIVEPVDYENYIHQHHTCGGSNSIENDDPLMEFPDGSDDVDVYVLARKVRSLIPAGPEEDISKLAPHVRDFVRAYSRDWLVVDYVYRQTNTVEDDRSSLLAYEDSWIPSSRSSTYSRTSTNSASQRTQQRQIYKNDHHTYSQQPKDLIKLSNKNSSSTSNSSSNENTLVSNNISGGSSSATDLINTANDPLIGTVLQRLPIDTLDRLNAVARQENRQNRLFGSYLPVKTRQKSNSYIEYPIKPPVPREIVSNRRILVKCLQLECSLEIETEPIYAHMSLYDVRRRKKMSENFYFDFNSSTTAGIEIDTTTRSRTCVLDIDGTGSISGDDLFLVIRLEKPLRGDSDSVISASDSTAFSNNDKIDVKSSSKSTQHHHVKYRMPYAWTAVHLADVICCSGGSDSLDRNSSGSGSNSLDGRFGLSEFDRFRKKWTATGGNSIDSNTAVRRGSLDRRTSYSTATNSSGTLNTSNTADNRYSWSSDEFTTEVFRPVTLTVNGFFKQETDKLKDDDLYKLLQELKKPSSCPSKKLKNVNGSLKLDISPCPIDEVKQCLTADLIPLLSYDIASEDKIRPIREVLEFPLASCRVSNPHYVYRNLLYVYPKELNFAGRTGSARNIAVKVQLMCGERQPQDAAFAIFGKSSSPRFVCEAYTTVSYHQRCPSFYDEIKIKLPADLDDRHHLLFTFYHVSCRRRGTLVGGQDSHQHRPQVAPETPIGYTWLPLLKDRCLSSGEICLPVALEPPPPANYSYITPDVALPGIEWVENHKGLFTVFLEPVSSIHPRDIHLNNFFNYCSVLERNPLPRRVAESNIEAELKHRISNLVRCQIDPLIEFVPVVLDKLLSLLVEMPVTQHQQPMNLGQIIFRTLADLVSMTMSHSQGQQILSTYVRYQCCCCNVAAAAVANAKNNTSESENDAFSDGQEYSERLDKYFRLRSNSDPDTSKKPCSSPLLDGNTFAAFKNSGLDRACSMKTGRCQGGIPPSQFEEQQHQLFYSDQKRLTSIKSVHEELALQWVVATSAVRRDAAANNSRFFFDVIIKSMAVSLAMVPGGLDGDRKNRFSDQFFDDISTLCTSFALDIVSNYEKDSKQVNIINCNLAWFLHDLLSLADRGFVFGLINTYVKTLFSKQQSLLAQLPYHENYSTLSSLKLDFLKIVCSHEHYVPLNLISNNFHNLSPTFSVASTISSQSLSMASNTITTATESTVKEYSELSLGFRRHHYLVGLVLSEFVTVLQCSKSDLKVKEKVVDLLLGLMSSHDTRYQQDRWSSRRKASSRVALMYLPLLTAVTTDSSFLNLLQLDFENSNDVVKNKLQSSENESDFDSYYVDGYKTPEKNTDENVNAISASSLMGVKNTTASWYRQTNKNNCRKPKLNVVTSTKVLACILWVLKNLDNDIMQVWLAESSHQRAQNTLSILTLCINRFYNNSYNYKKGNHKCVNCNSQPSFTSTINSSQSAPSETYNSNDSNMSTTASTTSLSSTSQMSTTDDVKSRLEDVILGQGSARSELMRRKAGLDAGNGATGTTSKVRWRKDHVLTYNRPSSLQSCSCNVDCQLQLDKIFGTNQDQPDVELDLVNEIGFIILDTIEQIIQVASLPAGLKNSNPVHWSIYRVFKLLLRAMSTITANATTNNQQNTNNSSTSSTSTTAALQCMFGTQRSMVAKFPEILFGDGQDERDLDVNDDDKEVESYHFSTSSPSSNRCANLILMLLRHCAIKSSSIGVRAQAAASLYSLMRQNFDIENNFARVKMQITVALSTLIGGAGASSTAACESRKEGLCFNEEYLRRVLKTILLYAERDSVELQNTTFPDQVKDLVLNLHTILSDTVQMKAYSQDPDMLMDLMYRVAKGYQQTSSPDLRLAWLENMARKHNQRNNFTEAAMCLIHGAALVIEYLTTTENLDLIGCRGATCLECVSPNVLEECAVSDDVMVVSQAADQVCLGDEFTEIGLVSLLDRAAELFQKAGMFEVMSQVYNKVAIPLIEKTNDYKKLSDTYLKLHDAYGKLEKLQGRRVFGTYFRVGFYGAKFFGSDGLDGEEFVYKEPTLTKLSEIFGRLQNFYSERFGEDCVTIIKDSNTVDVSVLDPKKAYIQITYVEPYFDAYERRMRATHFQRNFNLKRFVFFTPFTPDGRAHGQLNQQYKRKTILTVAHHFPYLKTRIRVQSRQTIVMGPIEVALEDLKKKTDELARSVRQHPADPKMLQMVLQGCIGTTVNRGPMEMATVFLAPPRYDKNTNDRSPEVSDECSVQPPPPRLQNKLRLCFKDFSKKCADALAKNKTLIGPDQRDYQRELERNYRRFTDQLAPLLIAATSSHFGSGDSGYNNSTNIRGPYGLHHNGGCSNNTQTYDDNNDNQDEEDDTTITNISNGGNEIITPNNINGDSTFTM; this is encoded by the exons ATGGTGTCTCAGATGCAACGGGCATTTGCTCAAAAGCTTACCAGCAGCAA tgTCAACTCATCACCTAAATTGTCAGAAGATTCGGCGCCTTATAATGCTCATACAAATCCAACAAACAATGATCAAAATACTTCTACCAGAGTAGATGCTATCATACCTACAATTGTGGAGCCTGTGGATTATGAAAACTATATTCACCAACATCACACTTGTGGTGGCAGTAACAGTATTGAGAATGATGATCCTCTAATGGAATTTCCTGATGGATCAGACGATGTAGATGTTTATGTTTTGGCACGTAAAGTGCGTTCACTGATACCTGCAGGTCCCGAAGAagatat CTCCAAACTAGCGCCTCATGTACGTGACTTTGTTAGAGCTTACAGTCGAGATTGGCTCGTTGTTGATTATGTGTATAGACAAACAAATACTGTTGAAGATGACAGATCAAGTTTATTAGCTTATGAAGATTCTTGGATTCCTTCATCTCGAAGTAGTACTTATAGTAGGACTTCAACAAATTCTGCATCTCAACGTACTCAACAacgtcaaatttataaaaatgatcatcatacttat tccCAACAACCTAAAGATCTAATAAAACTCAGcaataaaaattcaagttcTACAAGCAATAGTTCAAGTAATGAAAATACGTTGGTATCAAATAATATCAGTGGTGGTTCATCTTCGGCTACAGATCTGATTAACACAGCTAATGATCCATTAATTGGAACTGTATTGCAACGATTACCCATTGATACACTTGATAGGTTAAATGCAGTGGCACGACAAGAAAATAGAcaa AACCGTTTATTTGGCTCATATTTACCTGTTAAGACAAGGCAAAAAAGCAATAGTTATATTGAATATCCGATTAAGCCACCTGTACCACGTGAAATTGTTTCTAATCGTCGAATTCTAGTCAAATGTCTACAACTTGA gtgCTCTTTAGAAATAGAAACTGAACCTATATATGCTCATATGTCATTATATGATGTTCGACGTCGTAAAAAAATGtcagaaaatttttattttgactttaACTCATCTACTACTGCTGGTATTGAAATTGATACAACTACACGGAGTCGTACTTGTGTACTTGATATAGATGGCACTGGATCCATATCTGgagatgatttatttttagtcattagACTGGAGAAACCGTTACGAGGAGATTCTGACTCTGTTATATCTGCTTCAGATTCAACAGCATTTTCTAATAATGataag attgaTGTGAAATCAAGTAGTAAATCAACTCAGCACCATCATGTTAAGTACCGTATGCCTTATGCTTGGACTGCTGTTCATTTGGCAGATGTAATTTGCTGTTCTGGTGGTTCAGATAGCCTTGATCGTAATAGTTCAGGAAGTGGATCAAATAGtttag atgGTAGGTTTGGACTTAGTGAATTTGatcgatttcgtaaaaaatggACTGCAACTGGTGGAAATAGTATAGATTCTAATACTGCTGTTCGTAGAGGGTCACTAGACCGCAGAACTAGTTATTCAACAGCGACTAACAGCAGTGGAACCCTAAATACTTCGAATACTGCTGATAATCGATACAGTTGGTCTTCTGATGAATTTACTACTGAAGTATTCCGTCCAGTTACACTCACTGTTAATGGATTTTTCAAAcaa GAAACTGATAAACTTAAAGATGatgatttgtataaattattacaagaattaaaaaaaccatCAAGTTGTccgtcaaaaaaattaaaaaatgtaaatggttCTTTGAAATTAGACATATCTCCTTGTCCAATTGATGAAGTTAAACAGTGCTTAACTGCAGActtaataccattattatcatatgatATAGCCT CTGAGGATAAAATTCGACCAATTAGAGAAGTATTGGAGTTTCCACTGGCTAGCTGTCGTGTTTCAAATCCTCACTATGTGTATCGTAATCTACTTTATGTTTATCCCAAAGAATTAAACTTTGCAGGAAGAacag gttCTGCTAGAAATATTGCTGTTAAAGTTCAATTAATGTGTGGTGAAAGGCAACCACAGGATGCAGCATTTGCTATATTTGGAAAATCATCAAGTCCTCGTTTTGTATGTGAAGCATATACAACTGTTAGCTACCATCAACGTTGTCCATCTTTTTATGATgaaattaagataaaattacCAGCTGACTTAGATGATCgccatcatttattatttacattttatcatgTAAGCTGTCGTCGCCGTGGAACCCTTGTTGGTGGTCAAGATAGTCATCAGCATCGACCACAAGTTGCACCAGAAACACCAATTGGatataca tggTTACCTCTATTAAAAGACAGATGCTTAAGTTCTGGAGAAATATGTTTACCTGTTGCATTAGAACCACCACCACCTgcaaattattcttatattacaCCTGATGTGGCATTACCTGGAATTGAATGGGTAGAAAATCATAAAGGCTTATTCACAGTATTTTTGGAGCCAGTGTCATCTATTCATCCtagg gatattcatttaaataatttttttaattactgctCTGTATTGGAACGTAACCCATTACCAAGACGAGTTGCTGAATCAAATATTGAAGCTGAACTAAAAcacag aatttcaaatttgGTTCGTTGTCAAATCGATCCACTTATAGAATTTGTACCAGTAGTGCTCGATAAATTGCTTTCCCTATTAGTAGAGATGCCTGTTACTCAGCATCAACAACCTATGAATTTGggacaaataatatttcgtacTCTAGCTGATTTGGTCTCAATGacaatg AGCCATTCACAAGGTCAGCaaatattatctacttatGTACGTTATCAATGTTGCTGTTGTAATGTTGCTGCAGCAGCAGTAGCAAacgctaaaaataatacaagtgaAAGTGAAAATGATGCTTTTTCTGATGGGCAAGAATATTCAGAAAggcttgataaatattttcgtttaag AAGTAACAGTGATCCAGACACATCAAAAAAACCTTGCTCTTCGCCACTTTTGGATGGTAATACCTTTgctgcatttaaaaatagtggGTTGGACAGAGCGTGTAGCATGAAAACTG gtcGCTGTCAAGGGGGTATTCCACCATCACAATTTGAAGAGCAACAACATCAGTTATTCTATTCTGATCAAAAGAGATTGACTTCTATCAAAAGTGTGCACGAAGAATTAGCATTACAATGGGTAGTAGCAACTAGTGCTGTTCGTCGGGATGCTGCGGCTAACAATTCTAg atttttttttgatgttataattaaaagcaTGGCTGTTTCATTAGCAATGGTGCCTGGAGGATTAGATGGCGATCGTAAAAATCGTTTTAGTGATCAATTTTTTGATGATATCTCCACATTATGCACAAGTTTTGCTCTAGATATTGTATCCAATTATGAAAAAGACTCAAAG caGGTGAACATAATCAATTGCAATTTAGCATGGTTTTTGCATGATTTGCTATCTTTAGCTGACAGAGGATTTGTATTTGGTCTGATAAATACATAtgtgaaaacattattttcaaaacagcAAAGTCTTCTTGCCCAATTGCCATATCATGAAAACTACTCCACCTTGTCTAGTCTAAaa ttggactttttaaaaattgtttgtagcCATGAACATTATGTgccattaaatttgattagtaataattttcataatcttTCACCTACCTTCTCTGTGGCGTCTACAATTTCAAGCCAATCCTTGTCAATGGCCAGCAACACCATAACAACCGCCACAGAATCCACAGTAAAAGAATATTCTGAATTATCATTAGGATTTCGACGTCATCATTATTTAGTTGGCCTAGTGTTATCAGAGTTTGTCACAGTTTTACAATGTTCTAaaag tgatttaaaagtaaaagaaaaagtggttgatttattattgggTCTCATGTCATCTCATGATACTCGTTATCAACAAGATAGGTGGTCGTCTAGACGCAAAGCATCATCAAGGGTTGCTCTCATGTATCTGCCATTATTAACAGCTGTAACCACAGATTCATCATTTctcaatttattacaattagattttgaaaatagtaatgatgtggttaaaaataaacttcaaaGCAGCGAAAATGAAAGTGATTTTGattcatattatgttgatggttataaaa ctccagaaaaaaatactgatgAAAATGTGAATGCCATTTCGGCGTCATCATTAATGGGTGTAAAAAATACCACAGCATCTTGGTAcagacaaacaaataaaaataactgtcGTAAACCCAAACTGAACGTAGTTACATCCACTAAAGTTCTAGCTTGTATATTATGGGTATTGAAAAATCTAGACAATGATATAATGCAAGTGTGGTTAGCTGAATCATCTCATCAAAGAGCTCAAAATACATTGTCAATTTTAACATTGTGTATTAACCGTTTTTACAATAACTCTTACAATTACAAAAag ggtAATCATAAATGCGTGAATTGTAATTCTCAACCTTCATTTACATCAACTATTAATTCTTCCCAATCGGCTCCCAGTGAGacatataatagtaatgataGTAATATGTCAACAACAGCTTCAACCACATCATTATCATCTACATCCCAAATGTCGACTACTGATGATGTAAAATCCAGGCTCGAAGATGTTATATTAGGTCAAGGATCAGCTAGATCTGAGTTGATGCGCCGAAAAG CTGGACTTGATGCTGGTAATGGTGCTACCGGCACTACTAGTAAAGTGAGATGGAGAAAAGACCAcgtattaacatataatagaCCTTCATCATTGCAATCTTGTTCCTGTAATGTCGATTGTCAACTACAACTCGATAAGATATTTGGTACTAATCAAGATCAACCTGATGTTGAATTAGATTTAGTGAACgaaattggttttataatacttgataCCATTGAACAAATCATTCAg GTGGCTTCTTTGCCAGCTggcttaaaaaattcaaatccaGTCCATTGGTCGATATATCGTGTTTTCAAATTGTTGCTTCGAGCTATGTCTACAATTACTGCTAATGCTACAACtaataatcaacaaaatactaataatagttCTACTAGCTCAACATCAACAACGGCCGCATTACAATGCATGTTTGGTACACAGAGATCAATGGTTGCAAAGTTTCCCGAAATTTTATTTGGAGATGGTCAAGACGAAAGAGATCTAGATGTCAACGATGATGATAAAGAAGTCGAATCCTACCACTTTTCCACCAGCAGTCCATCATCTAATCGTTGTGCTAATCTTATATTGATGCTATTACGCCATTGTGCAATAAAATCGAGTTCAATAGGAGTCCGAGCACAAGCAGCTGCTTCGTTATATTCATTGATGCGTCAAAACTTCGATATcgaaaat aattttgcaCGTGTGAAAATGCAAATAACTGTGGCATTAAGCACATTAATAGGAGGAGCTGGAGCATCATCAACAGCTGCATGTGAAAGTAGAAAAGAAGGGTTATGTTTCAATGAAGAATATTTAAGACGGGTGTTGAAGACAATACTTTTATATGCTGAACGGGATTCTGTTGAATTGCAAAACACTACATTCCCTGACCAG GTAAAAGATCTGGTATTAAACTTGCATACAATACTTTCTGATACGGTTCAAATGAAAGCATATAGTCAAGATCCAGACATGTTAATGGATTTGATGTACCGTGTAGCTAAGGGATATCAGCAGACATCATCACCAGATCTTCGGCTTGCATGGCTTGAAAACATGGCTCGTAAACATAATCag AGAAACAATTTTACTGAAGCAGCTATGTGCTTAATTCATGGAGCTGCATTAGTCATTGAGTATCTGACTACGACAGAAAATCTTGATTTAATTGGATGTAGAGGGGCCACATGTCTAGAGTGTGTATCGCCTAATGTGTTGGAAGAATGTGCGGTTTCAGACGACGTTATGGTTGTTAGTCAAGCGGCCGATCAAGTTTGTTTGGGCGATGAATTCACTGAAATTGGACTTGTGTCGTTGTTGGACAGAGCAGCAGAATTATTCCAAAag gcTGGTATGTTTGAAGTAATGAGTCAAGTGTACAACAAAGTCGCAATACCTTTAATAGAAAAGACTAACGATTACAAAAAGCTATCGGATACatattt gaAATTACACGATGCATATGGTAAATTAGAAAAGTTACAGGGTCGTCGGGTATTTGGGACGTATTTCCGTGTTGGATTTTACGGTGCCAAATTTTTTGGATCTGATGGGTTGGATGGTGAGGAATTTGTCTATAAAGAACCTACACTTACAAAACTTTCAGAAATATTTGGACGTTTACAA aactTTTATTCTGAACGATTTGGTGAAGATTGTGTGACTATTATCAAAGATTCTAACACAGTAGATGTGAGTGTACTGGATCCAAAGAAAGCGTACATACAAATCACATACGTAGAACCATACTTTGATGCGTATGAACGGCGTATGCGTGCCACACATTTCCAaagaaattttaacttaa aaCGTTTTGTGTTTTTCACACCTTTTACTCCCGACGGTCGAGCACATGGACAACTAAATCAACAGTACAAACGTAAGACTATTTTGACCGTTGCGCATCATTTTCCCTATTTGAAAACCCGAATTCGTGTACAAAGTCGCCAAACTATTGTTATGGGACCTATAGAGGTGGCGTTAGAAGacttaaaaaagaaaactgaCGAATTAGCACGTAGTGTCCGTCAGCATCCGGCTGATCCAAAAATGTTACAAATGGTCCTCCAAGGGTGTATAG gtACTACTGTTAATCGAGGGCCTATGGAAATGGCTACAGTGTTTTTAGCTCCACCACGATATGACAAAAATACTAATGATAGGAGTCCAGAAGTCTCAGATGAATGTTCTGTACAACCACCACCACCTAgattacaaaacaaattacgactatgttttaaagatttttccaaaaa GTGTGCTGATGCTTTGGCGAAAAACAAAACTCTTATTGGTCCCGATCAACGAGATTATCAACGTGAACTTGAACGTAATTACCGCAGATTTACTGATCAGTTAGCTCCACTTCTGATAGCTGCTACTTCATCTCATTTTGGTAGTGGTGATTCAGGCTACAATAATTCAACAAACATACGTGGACCTTATGGCCTCCATCATAATGGTGGATGTAGTAACAATACTCAGacatatgatgataataatgataaccaAGATGAAGAGGATGATACAACGATAACAAACATTAGTAATGGGGGGAATGAGATAATTACCCCTAACAATATTAACGGTGATTCAACGTTTACAATGtag